One window of the Candidatus Chryseobacterium colombiense genome contains the following:
- a CDS encoding GH3 auxin-responsive promoter family protein translates to MLNFLKKNAALIWAKKHVQKAEEFKKNAEKDQENLLLSLTDTAQKTLFGREYDFENIKSVKDFQERVPVADYEDLKPYIERVKKGQANILWTETPEYFAKTSGTTSGSKYIPISKEGMPFQIKGAQSALFHYIAKKNNADFVKGKMIFLQGSPELEENFGIKTGRLSGIVAHHIPNYLQKNRLPSWETNIMEDWEAKVDKIVEETEKENMTLISGIPPWLIMYFEKLVEKHGKKIKQIFPNLQLIVTGGVNYEPYRDKMEELLGGKVDIVQTFPASEGFFAFQDDYTKEGLLLLTNHGIFYEFIPLEEYGKPTAKRLTLKEIELNKDYALILTTNSGLWAYSIGDVVRFIDKNPHRILVSGRTKHFTSAFGEHVIAFEVEEAIKATLEKFPAQITEFHLAPQVNPNEGLPYHEWFIEFEKEPENLEIFKNELDEQLRKRNTYYDDLISGNILQKLHISKLKKNAFTEYAKSQGKLGGQNKIPRLANDRKIADLLEIYKL, encoded by the coding sequence ATGTTAAATTTCCTAAAGAAAAATGCAGCCTTAATTTGGGCTAAAAAGCATGTTCAAAAAGCAGAAGAATTCAAGAAAAATGCAGAGAAAGATCAAGAAAATCTGCTTTTATCTCTTACAGATACTGCCCAAAAAACTCTTTTTGGAAGAGAATATGACTTTGAAAATATCAAATCGGTAAAAGACTTTCAGGAAAGAGTTCCTGTTGCCGATTATGAAGATCTTAAACCTTATATTGAAAGGGTAAAAAAGGGACAAGCCAATATTTTATGGACGGAAACCCCTGAATATTTTGCAAAAACTTCAGGAACCACATCCGGTTCAAAATATATTCCTATTTCTAAGGAAGGAATGCCATTTCAAATTAAAGGAGCTCAAAGCGCACTTTTTCATTACATCGCTAAAAAAAATAATGCTGATTTTGTAAAAGGAAAAATGATCTTTTTACAGGGAAGCCCCGAACTGGAAGAAAATTTCGGAATAAAAACCGGCCGGCTCTCAGGAATTGTTGCCCATCACATTCCCAATTATCTGCAAAAGAATAGACTGCCAAGCTGGGAGACCAACATCATGGAAGACTGGGAAGCAAAAGTGGATAAGATTGTTGAGGAAACCGAGAAAGAAAATATGACATTGATTTCCGGAATTCCACCCTGGCTGATTATGTATTTTGAAAAGCTGGTTGAAAAACACGGAAAAAAAATCAAACAAATCTTCCCTAATCTTCAACTTATTGTAACCGGAGGTGTAAATTATGAGCCTTATCGAGATAAAATGGAAGAACTTTTAGGCGGAAAAGTAGATATTGTTCAGACATTCCCTGCCTCAGAAGGTTTTTTTGCATTTCAGGATGATTATACTAAAGAAGGCTTGTTGCTATTAACCAATCACGGGATTTTCTATGAGTTTATTCCACTGGAAGAATATGGAAAACCTACTGCAAAGAGGCTGACTTTAAAAGAGATTGAGCTCAATAAAGATTATGCCCTCATTTTGACAACAAACTCTGGTTTGTGGGCTTATTCGATTGGTGATGTCGTAAGGTTTATTGATAAAAATCCACACAGAATTCTGGTAAGCGGAAGAACCAAGCATTTCACTTCTGCTTTCGGAGAACATGTGATTGCATTTGAAGTGGAAGAAGCTATAAAGGCAACTTTAGAAAAATTCCCTGCACAGATTACTGAATTCCATCTCGCTCCACAGGTTAATCCGAATGAAGGACTTCCTTATCACGAATGGTTTATTGAATTTGAAAAAGAGCCTGAAAATTTGGAGATATTTAAAAATGAACTTGATGAGCAGCTCAGAAAACGAAATACTTATTATGATGATTTAATATCCGGAAATATTCTTCAGAAGCTGCATATATCAAAACTTAAAAAAAATGCGTTTACTGAATATGCAAAGTCTCAGGGTAAACTTGGAGGACAAAATAAAATCCCAAGACTTGCCAATGACAGAAAAATTGCGGATTTATTGGAAATTTACAAACTTTAA
- a CDS encoding MFS transporter, whose amino-acid sequence MISFTPLKTLQNIEFRNLLTGRFFIVLAFRMLATLLGWWVYQLTKDPFSIGLIGLSEVIPAVSCALYAGHVIDMNEKKRLLLICNYAYVFLIGLLLIPAFLNVRMHFTGHEITYFIYSVIFFTGIARAFIGPIVPSMIPKIVQKENLPHAITLNQATFLISSVCGHACGGFLIGFFGVRWTLLVIIGLIILASLFFWQLKKQHSEYKKESVNVVESMREGISYIFKTKEILGALCLDMFAVLFGGAVAMIPVFATDILKVGAEGFGLLNAASDIGSMCIITILSIVPLRKNQGKILLAVVAGFGLCIIGFGLSKLYWLSFLFLVASGMLDGISVVIRGTIVQLKTPDHIRGRVLSVNSIFIMSSNEMGQFESGLTAKLLGVVRSVVFGGSMTILIALLVGSTNPKLRKMQY is encoded by the coding sequence ATGATTTCTTTCACTCCCCTAAAAACTTTACAAAATATTGAATTCAGAAATCTTCTTACCGGAAGGTTTTTTATTGTTTTAGCATTCAGAATGCTTGCCACTTTATTAGGTTGGTGGGTCTATCAGCTTACAAAAGATCCTTTTTCTATCGGACTTATTGGTCTTTCCGAAGTAATTCCTGCTGTAAGCTGCGCCCTGTATGCAGGACATGTGATCGATATGAATGAAAAGAAAAGACTTCTCCTGATCTGTAATTATGCTTATGTTTTCTTAATTGGACTTTTATTAATTCCGGCTTTTCTCAATGTAAGAATGCATTTCACGGGTCATGAAATCACTTATTTTATTTATTCTGTTATTTTTTTTACGGGAATCGCAAGAGCGTTCATCGGGCCAATTGTCCCTTCTATGATTCCTAAGATTGTGCAAAAGGAAAACCTTCCGCACGCCATCACCTTAAACCAGGCTACTTTTTTGATCTCTTCAGTATGCGGACATGCGTGCGGAGGTTTTTTAATTGGTTTTTTCGGGGTAAGATGGACCTTATTAGTGATTATTGGGCTTATCATTCTAGCTTCTTTATTTTTCTGGCAGCTTAAAAAACAACATTCTGAATACAAAAAAGAATCTGTAAATGTTGTAGAAAGTATGAGGGAAGGAATTTCTTATATTTTTAAAACTAAAGAAATTCTGGGTGCTTTATGCCTCGATATGTTTGCTGTTCTTTTTGGCGGTGCTGTTGCTATGATTCCTGTATTTGCTACTGACATCCTTAAAGTTGGTGCCGAAGGATTTGGACTTTTAAACGCTGCTTCCGACATAGGATCCATGTGTATTATCACCATTTTATCTATTGTTCCCCTAAGAAAGAACCAAGGCAAAATTTTACTGGCAGTTGTTGCGGGATTTGGTTTATGCATTATAGGATTTGGTTTATCGAAGCTTTACTGGCTGTCTTTCCTGTTTCTTGTCGCAAGTGGAATGCTTGATGGGATCTCTGTCGTAATCAGAGGAACTATTGTACAGCTGAAGACACCTGATCATATTCGCGGAAGAGTTCTTAGTGTTAATTCTATCTTCATCATGTCCAGTAACGAAATGGGACAGTTTGAAAGTGGTCTTACGGCAAAGCTTCTTGGTGTTGTAAGGTCTGTAGTTTTTGGAGGCAGCATGACTATTCTGATTGCCTTACTCGTAGGAAGCACAAATCCAAAACTGAGAAAGATGCAATATTAA